The proteins below come from a single Melitaea cinxia chromosome 9, ilMelCinx1.1, whole genome shotgun sequence genomic window:
- the LOC123656159 gene encoding uncharacterized protein LOC123656159 has translation MFDPYRLGCEVRQGRLTSPTIFNLYMDDLIVALSRQHIGCHVDRVCVNNISYADDMLSASISGIRQLVQTCEDYACYHGLKYNVLKSQCMVFEAIGTKCPQNIPPVLLSGVLLKMMEQFKYSGHIVTTCLRDDADIERERRALSVRANLLARRFARCSAQVKITLLEHTTPRFIRVAFGPTIQRKDTVTSLSSTIIHLGYCWGCPDAAAPQAC, from the coding sequence ATGTTCGATCCATATCGGCTCGGATGTGAAGTCAGGCAGGGGAGGTTAACATCTCCAACTATTTTTAACCTCTACATGGATGATCTGATCGTCGCGCTCAGCAGACAGCATATCGGTTGTCATGTTGATAGAGTATgcgtaaataatataagttatgcGGACGACATGCTGAGTGCGTCAATCAGTGGAATAAGACAGCTGGTACAGACATGTGAGGATTACGCTTGTTATCAtggcttaaaatataatgttttaaaaagccAATGCATGGTCTTTGAGGCTATCGGAACAAAATGCCCCCAGAATATCCCACCCGTACTCCTCTCTGGTGTACTCTTAAAAATGATGGAGCAATTCAAGTATTCAGGGCATATAGTTACCACTTGTCTCAGGGATGATGCAGATATTGAGAGGGAGCGGAGGGCACTGTCCGTTAGAGCGAACTTGTTGGCTCGAAGGTTTGCTCGTTGCTCAGCGCAAGTAAAGATAACACTTTTAGAGCATACTACACCTCGTTTTATACGTGTAGCTTTTGGGCCGACTATACAAAGAAAAGATACAGTGACCTCCCTGTCCTCTACAATAATACATTTAGGATATTGTTGGGGCTGCCCCGATGCTGCAGCGCCTCAGGCATGTTGA